Proteins from a single region of Thunnus maccoyii chromosome 23, fThuMac1.1, whole genome shotgun sequence:
- the caprin2 gene encoding caprin-2 isoform X10, giving the protein MVQLSPSPTLDITPPPERSEEEGEEGQEDSGMAGGPKVGSPSGLSALQLSLEVSTSYHGYETYIEDGLICLKHKVRNLEKKKLKLEDYKKRLNQGQALNKDQMMAVEKYDEVLHNLAFARELHKTLDDLTQNLLRAQRRVVKKEQVVKVETERRRLSMVLQIQHVLTSLQQEHIRRDLLAGQNQAPHLSAQQLHCLSQLASLLGVKRNNRLTLEEQMDQAALVYLDLLEGKDKAVAGSTFKLLKEELTRLMNCKYFSCLPPPPKNAPEVSQSSTNNSTISKTKPNEVSKEFFNRLYLSDMETPPTQNWKEDFQAMREQEPPDSWDMELPDGPTSPPAAVHKPWRGAATFIPKVPVTTKKQSADGKQQKKERKAKGEQNAKSAHHMDIPVEGFNSPSTLPKDPILRKQHLEDLMTKIHGSFSFMQDSLLDGESSPTNDHPRMKRRPSGSPSPLGNLEQFSKLAQRDLRSPVDILPKAMHSTPLPTRLLESKASLRNGDQCLETCDLDLSSKDLPHEPLQMAEQKTFSSPPLYCRESTISVSLEDKSRPRTPVTESGKQSPCNGVASCTSTPPQAQSFSTPPTRRTLSSAQFQSIQSVFKVNASSPQNGEMNYKPDSAVFAEPRYSTASTQTPPEFAPTEDEPQQVYQSDYTVGNGGQTFLSPGQSGGSAGRSGQSYYSRGSVRGMARGGKGLAHTFRSSGWYRGGTFIPQAHLRDSGPLLYAARDSGYQHSYRRGGGRHNSSEPIWMFTLMYFYTNYMPGVIPLR; this is encoded by the exons ATGGTGCAGCTGTCTCCTTCCCCTACCCTGGATATCACCCCCCCACCTGAGCgctcagaggaggagggggaggaaggacAGGAGGACTCAGGAATGGCTGGTGGCCCGAAGGTGGGCTCACCCAGTGGGCTGAGCGCCCTGCAGCTCAGCCTGGAGGTCTCCACCTCCTACCATGGCTATGAAACGTACATAGAGGATGGTCTCATCTGCCTCAAACACAAGGTCCGCAACCTGGAGAAAAAGAAG cTGAAACTGGAAGACTACAAGAAGAGGCTGAACCAGGGCCAGGCATTAAACAAAGATCAGATG ATGGCTGTGGAAAAGTACGACGAGGTGCTGCATAACCTTGCATTCGCAAGGGAGCTACACAAAACCCTGGATGACTTGACTCAGAAT ctgctgagggCTCAGAGGAGGGTGGTGAAGAAGGAGCAGGTGGTGAAGGTGGAGACGGAGAGGAGGCGCCTGAGCATGGTGCTCCAGATCCAGCATGTCCTCACCAGCCTGCAGCAGGAGCACATCAGGAGAGACCTGCTGGCCGGACAGAACCAGGCGCCTCATCTTTCAGCCCAGCAGCTGCACTGCCTGAGCCAGCTTGCCAGTCTGCTGGGAGTCAAGAGGAATAACAGACTGAC CTTAGAGGAGCAGATGGACCAGGCAGCTCTGGTCTACTTGGACCTGCTGGAGGGGAAAGACAAGGCAGTGGCTGGATCCACAT TTAAGCTGCTGAAAGAGGAGCTCACCAGGCTGATGAACTGCAAGTACTTCAGTTGTCTTCCACCTCCACCCAAGAATGCTCCAGAGGTGTCGCAGAGCTCAACCAATAACAGCA CCATATCAAAGACAAAACCAAATGAGGTTTCTAAGGAG TTTTTCAACAGACTGTACCTGTCTGACATGGAGACTCCTCCCACTCAGAACTGGAAGGAGGACTTCCAGGCCATGAGGGAGCAGGAGCCTCCTGACAGCTGGGATATGGAACTCCCAGATGGACCCACCTCACCACCAGCTGCAGTCCACAAACCATGGAGAGGAGCTGCTACTTTCATCCCCAAAGTCCCCGTTACCACCAAGAAACAGTCTGCTGACGGCAAACAG cagaaaaaagagaggaaagccAAAGGAGAGCAGAATGCCAAGTCG GCACATCACATGGACATACCGGTAGAGGGTTTCAACTCCCCATCTACCTTACCCAAAGACCCCATTCTGAGGAAGCAGCACCTAGAGGACCTCATGACAAAGATCCATGGCTCCTTTAGTTTCATGCAG GACTCTCTTCTGGATGGTGAGAGCTCCCCAACTAATGACCACCCCAGAATGAAGAGACGGCCATCTGGATCTCCATCTCCTCTGGGTAACTTGGAACAATTCAGCAAGCTTG CTCAGAGAGACTTGAGAAGCCCAGTTGATATCCTGCCCAAAGCAATGCAT TCCACCCCACTGCCTACCAGACTTCTGGAGAGCAAAGCCAGTCTGAGGAATGGGGATCAGTGCCTGGAGACCTGTGACCTGGATCTTTCCTCAAAGGACCTACCTCAT GAGCCACTGCAGATGGCTGAACAAAAGACGTTTTCTTCACCACCGCTGTACTGCAGGGAGTCTACCATCTCTGTCAGTCTGGAGGACAAGAGCCGTCCTCGT ACACCAGTAACTGAGTCAGGGAAGCAGTCTCCCTGTAACGGGGTGGCATCTTGCACCTCCACCCCCCCTCAGGCACAATCGTTCTCCACACCTCCCACCAGACGAACTCTCTCCTCTGCACAGTTTCAGAGCATCCAGTCA GTCTTTAAGGTGAATGCCTCCTCACCCCAGAATGGGGAAATGAACTACAAACCAGATTCCGCAGTTTTCGCTGAGCCCAGGTACAGCACTGCCAGCACCCAAACACCTCCCGAGTTTGCTCCCACAGAAGATGAACCACAGCAGG TGTACCAATCAGATTATACGGTGGGTAATGGTGGACAGACCTTCCTGTCCCCTGGCCAGTCAGGTGGAAGTGCGGGTCGATCCGGCCAGTCGTACTACAGCAGAGGATCTGTGAGAGGTATGGCACGTGGCGGCAAGGGACTGGCACACACCTTTCGCTCTTCTGGTTGGTATCGAG GAGGAACCTTCATCCCCCAGGCTCATCTCAGGGACTCTGGCCCTCTGCTATATGCTGCAAGA GACTCTGGATATCAACACAGCTATAGGCGTGGAGGAGGGAGACATAACTCCAGTG AACCAATATGGATGTTCACATTGATGTATTTCTACACAAATTACATG CCTGGAGTGATTCCTCTCAGGTGA
- the caprin2 gene encoding caprin-2 isoform X9: MVQLSPSPTLDITPPPERSEEEGEEGQEDSGMAGGPKVGSPSGLSALQLSLEVSTSYHGYETYIEDGLICLKHKVRNLEKKKLKLEDYKKRLNQGQALNKDQMMAVEKYDEVLHNLAFARELHKTLDDLTQNLLRAQRRVVKKEQVVKVETERRRLSMVLQIQHVLTSLQQEHIRRDLLAGQNQAPHLSAQQLHCLSQLASLLGVKRNNRLTLEEQMDQAALVYLDLLEGKDKAVAGSTFKLLKEELTRLMNCKYFSCLPPPPKNAPEVSQSSTNNSTISKTKPNEVSKEFFNRLYLSDMETPPTQNWKEDFQAMREQEPPDSWDMELPDGPTSPPAAVHKPWRGAATFIPKVPVTTKKQSADGKQQKKERKAKGEQNAKSAHHMDIPVEGFNSPSTLPKDPILRKQHLEDLMTKIHGSFSFMQDSLLDGESSPTNDHPRMKRRPSGSPSPLGNLEQFSKLAQRDLRSPVDILPKAMHSTPLPTRLLESKASLRNGDQCLETCDLDLSSKDLPHEPLQMAEQKTFSSPPLYCRESTISVSLEDKSRPRTPVTESGKQSPCNGVASCTSTPPQAQSFSTPPTRRTLSSAQFQSIQSVFKVNASSPQNGEMNYKPDSAVFAEPRYSTASTQTPPEFAPTEDEPQQVYQSDYTVGNGGQTFLSPGQSGGSAGRSGQSYYSRGSVRGMARGGKGLAHTFRSSGWYRGGTFIPQAHLRDSGPLLYAARDSGYQHSYRRGGGRHNSSEPIWMFTLMYFYTNYMQPGVIPLR, translated from the exons ATGGTGCAGCTGTCTCCTTCCCCTACCCTGGATATCACCCCCCCACCTGAGCgctcagaggaggagggggaggaaggacAGGAGGACTCAGGAATGGCTGGTGGCCCGAAGGTGGGCTCACCCAGTGGGCTGAGCGCCCTGCAGCTCAGCCTGGAGGTCTCCACCTCCTACCATGGCTATGAAACGTACATAGAGGATGGTCTCATCTGCCTCAAACACAAGGTCCGCAACCTGGAGAAAAAGAAG cTGAAACTGGAAGACTACAAGAAGAGGCTGAACCAGGGCCAGGCATTAAACAAAGATCAGATG ATGGCTGTGGAAAAGTACGACGAGGTGCTGCATAACCTTGCATTCGCAAGGGAGCTACACAAAACCCTGGATGACTTGACTCAGAAT ctgctgagggCTCAGAGGAGGGTGGTGAAGAAGGAGCAGGTGGTGAAGGTGGAGACGGAGAGGAGGCGCCTGAGCATGGTGCTCCAGATCCAGCATGTCCTCACCAGCCTGCAGCAGGAGCACATCAGGAGAGACCTGCTGGCCGGACAGAACCAGGCGCCTCATCTTTCAGCCCAGCAGCTGCACTGCCTGAGCCAGCTTGCCAGTCTGCTGGGAGTCAAGAGGAATAACAGACTGAC CTTAGAGGAGCAGATGGACCAGGCAGCTCTGGTCTACTTGGACCTGCTGGAGGGGAAAGACAAGGCAGTGGCTGGATCCACAT TTAAGCTGCTGAAAGAGGAGCTCACCAGGCTGATGAACTGCAAGTACTTCAGTTGTCTTCCACCTCCACCCAAGAATGCTCCAGAGGTGTCGCAGAGCTCAACCAATAACAGCA CCATATCAAAGACAAAACCAAATGAGGTTTCTAAGGAG TTTTTCAACAGACTGTACCTGTCTGACATGGAGACTCCTCCCACTCAGAACTGGAAGGAGGACTTCCAGGCCATGAGGGAGCAGGAGCCTCCTGACAGCTGGGATATGGAACTCCCAGATGGACCCACCTCACCACCAGCTGCAGTCCACAAACCATGGAGAGGAGCTGCTACTTTCATCCCCAAAGTCCCCGTTACCACCAAGAAACAGTCTGCTGACGGCAAACAG cagaaaaaagagaggaaagccAAAGGAGAGCAGAATGCCAAGTCG GCACATCACATGGACATACCGGTAGAGGGTTTCAACTCCCCATCTACCTTACCCAAAGACCCCATTCTGAGGAAGCAGCACCTAGAGGACCTCATGACAAAGATCCATGGCTCCTTTAGTTTCATGCAG GACTCTCTTCTGGATGGTGAGAGCTCCCCAACTAATGACCACCCCAGAATGAAGAGACGGCCATCTGGATCTCCATCTCCTCTGGGTAACTTGGAACAATTCAGCAAGCTTG CTCAGAGAGACTTGAGAAGCCCAGTTGATATCCTGCCCAAAGCAATGCAT TCCACCCCACTGCCTACCAGACTTCTGGAGAGCAAAGCCAGTCTGAGGAATGGGGATCAGTGCCTGGAGACCTGTGACCTGGATCTTTCCTCAAAGGACCTACCTCAT GAGCCACTGCAGATGGCTGAACAAAAGACGTTTTCTTCACCACCGCTGTACTGCAGGGAGTCTACCATCTCTGTCAGTCTGGAGGACAAGAGCCGTCCTCGT ACACCAGTAACTGAGTCAGGGAAGCAGTCTCCCTGTAACGGGGTGGCATCTTGCACCTCCACCCCCCCTCAGGCACAATCGTTCTCCACACCTCCCACCAGACGAACTCTCTCCTCTGCACAGTTTCAGAGCATCCAGTCA GTCTTTAAGGTGAATGCCTCCTCACCCCAGAATGGGGAAATGAACTACAAACCAGATTCCGCAGTTTTCGCTGAGCCCAGGTACAGCACTGCCAGCACCCAAACACCTCCCGAGTTTGCTCCCACAGAAGATGAACCACAGCAGG TGTACCAATCAGATTATACGGTGGGTAATGGTGGACAGACCTTCCTGTCCCCTGGCCAGTCAGGTGGAAGTGCGGGTCGATCCGGCCAGTCGTACTACAGCAGAGGATCTGTGAGAGGTATGGCACGTGGCGGCAAGGGACTGGCACACACCTTTCGCTCTTCTGGTTGGTATCGAG GAGGAACCTTCATCCCCCAGGCTCATCTCAGGGACTCTGGCCCTCTGCTATATGCTGCAAGA GACTCTGGATATCAACACAGCTATAGGCGTGGAGGAGGGAGACATAACTCCAGTG AACCAATATGGATGTTCACATTGATGTATTTCTACACAAATTACATG CAGCCTGGAGTGATTCCTCTCAGGTGA
- the caprin2 gene encoding caprin-2 isoform X7 yields the protein MVQLSPSPTLDITPPPERSEEEGEEGQEDSGMAGGPKVGSPSGLSALQLSLEVSTSYHGYETYIEDGLICLKHKVRNLEKKKLKLEDYKKRLNQGQALNKDQMMAVEKYDEVLHNLAFARELHKTLDDLTQNLLRAQRRVVKKEQVVKVETERRRLSMVLQIQHVLTSLQQEHIRRDLLAGQNQAPHLSAQQLHCLSQLASLLGVKRNNRLTLEEQMDQAALVYLDLLEGKDKAVAGSTFKLLKEELTRLMNCKYFSCLPPPPKNAPEVSQSSTNNSTISKTKPNEVSKENWKEDFQAMREQEPPDSWDMELPDGPTSPPAAVHKPWRGAATFIPKVPVTTKKQSADGKQQKKERKAKGEQNAKSAHHMDIPVEGFNSPSTLPKDPILRKQHLEDLMTKIHGSFSFMQDSLLDGESSPTNDHPRMKRRPSGSPSPLGNLEQFSKLAQRDLRSPVDILPKAMHSTPLPTRLLESKASLRNGDQCLETCDLDLSSKDLPHEPLQMAEQKTFSSPPLYCRESTISVSLEDKSRPRTPVTESGKQSPCNGVASCTSTPPQAQSFSTPPTRRTLSSAQFQSIQSVFKVNASSPQNGEMNYKPDSAVFAEPRYSTASTQTPPEFAPTEDEPQQVYQSDYTVGNGGQTFLSPGQSGGSAGRSGQSYYSRGSVRGMARGGKGLAHTFRSSGWYRGGTFIPQAHLRDSGPLLYAARDSGYQHSYRRGGGRHNSSAAWSDSSQVSSPDREGAFTIVDSGHGDSLSVSTMEVPLTPHGHHHTTLLPMQLYPLSQPLRVAFTASRTANFAPGNLDQPIVFDQLHSNLGEMYDTHIGRFTSPVNGTYVFIFHILKLAINVPLYINLMRNDEVMVSAYANDGAPDHETASNHAILPLFQGDQVWLRLHRGAIYGSTWKYSTFSGFLLYQD from the exons ATGGTGCAGCTGTCTCCTTCCCCTACCCTGGATATCACCCCCCCACCTGAGCgctcagaggaggagggggaggaaggacAGGAGGACTCAGGAATGGCTGGTGGCCCGAAGGTGGGCTCACCCAGTGGGCTGAGCGCCCTGCAGCTCAGCCTGGAGGTCTCCACCTCCTACCATGGCTATGAAACGTACATAGAGGATGGTCTCATCTGCCTCAAACACAAGGTCCGCAACCTGGAGAAAAAGAAG cTGAAACTGGAAGACTACAAGAAGAGGCTGAACCAGGGCCAGGCATTAAACAAAGATCAGATG ATGGCTGTGGAAAAGTACGACGAGGTGCTGCATAACCTTGCATTCGCAAGGGAGCTACACAAAACCCTGGATGACTTGACTCAGAAT ctgctgagggCTCAGAGGAGGGTGGTGAAGAAGGAGCAGGTGGTGAAGGTGGAGACGGAGAGGAGGCGCCTGAGCATGGTGCTCCAGATCCAGCATGTCCTCACCAGCCTGCAGCAGGAGCACATCAGGAGAGACCTGCTGGCCGGACAGAACCAGGCGCCTCATCTTTCAGCCCAGCAGCTGCACTGCCTGAGCCAGCTTGCCAGTCTGCTGGGAGTCAAGAGGAATAACAGACTGAC CTTAGAGGAGCAGATGGACCAGGCAGCTCTGGTCTACTTGGACCTGCTGGAGGGGAAAGACAAGGCAGTGGCTGGATCCACAT TTAAGCTGCTGAAAGAGGAGCTCACCAGGCTGATGAACTGCAAGTACTTCAGTTGTCTTCCACCTCCACCCAAGAATGCTCCAGAGGTGTCGCAGAGCTCAACCAATAACAGCA CCATATCAAAGACAAAACCAAATGAGGTTTCTAAGGAG AACTGGAAGGAGGACTTCCAGGCCATGAGGGAGCAGGAGCCTCCTGACAGCTGGGATATGGAACTCCCAGATGGACCCACCTCACCACCAGCTGCAGTCCACAAACCATGGAGAGGAGCTGCTACTTTCATCCCCAAAGTCCCCGTTACCACCAAGAAACAGTCTGCTGACGGCAAACAG cagaaaaaagagaggaaagccAAAGGAGAGCAGAATGCCAAGTCG GCACATCACATGGACATACCGGTAGAGGGTTTCAACTCCCCATCTACCTTACCCAAAGACCCCATTCTGAGGAAGCAGCACCTAGAGGACCTCATGACAAAGATCCATGGCTCCTTTAGTTTCATGCAG GACTCTCTTCTGGATGGTGAGAGCTCCCCAACTAATGACCACCCCAGAATGAAGAGACGGCCATCTGGATCTCCATCTCCTCTGGGTAACTTGGAACAATTCAGCAAGCTTG CTCAGAGAGACTTGAGAAGCCCAGTTGATATCCTGCCCAAAGCAATGCAT TCCACCCCACTGCCTACCAGACTTCTGGAGAGCAAAGCCAGTCTGAGGAATGGGGATCAGTGCCTGGAGACCTGTGACCTGGATCTTTCCTCAAAGGACCTACCTCAT GAGCCACTGCAGATGGCTGAACAAAAGACGTTTTCTTCACCACCGCTGTACTGCAGGGAGTCTACCATCTCTGTCAGTCTGGAGGACAAGAGCCGTCCTCGT ACACCAGTAACTGAGTCAGGGAAGCAGTCTCCCTGTAACGGGGTGGCATCTTGCACCTCCACCCCCCCTCAGGCACAATCGTTCTCCACACCTCCCACCAGACGAACTCTCTCCTCTGCACAGTTTCAGAGCATCCAGTCA GTCTTTAAGGTGAATGCCTCCTCACCCCAGAATGGGGAAATGAACTACAAACCAGATTCCGCAGTTTTCGCTGAGCCCAGGTACAGCACTGCCAGCACCCAAACACCTCCCGAGTTTGCTCCCACAGAAGATGAACCACAGCAGG TGTACCAATCAGATTATACGGTGGGTAATGGTGGACAGACCTTCCTGTCCCCTGGCCAGTCAGGTGGAAGTGCGGGTCGATCCGGCCAGTCGTACTACAGCAGAGGATCTGTGAGAGGTATGGCACGTGGCGGCAAGGGACTGGCACACACCTTTCGCTCTTCTGGTTGGTATCGAG GAGGAACCTTCATCCCCCAGGCTCATCTCAGGGACTCTGGCCCTCTGCTATATGCTGCAAGA GACTCTGGATATCAACACAGCTATAGGCGTGGAGGAGGGAGACATAACTCCAGTG CAGCCTGGAGTGATTCCTCTCAGGTGAGCAGCCCAGACCGTGAGGGAGCCTTCACAATTGTGGACTCGGGTCATGGTGATTCCCTGTCAGTCTCCACTATGGAGGTCCCGCTCACTCCCCATGGCCACCACCACACCACCTTGCTTCCCATGCAACTGTACCCGCTCTCCCAGCCGCTGCGAGTGGCCTTCACCGCCTCTCGTACCGCCAACTTCGCCCCAGGCAACCTGGACCAGCCCATCGTGTTCGACCAGCTGCACAGCAACCTGGGGGAGATGTACGACACCCACATTGGCCGTTTCACCTCCCCTGTGAATGGAACCTATGTCTTCATCTTCCACATCCTGAAGCTCGCCATCAACGTGCCACTCTACATTAATCTCATGCGTAATGACGAAGTGATGGTGTCGGCATATGCCAACGATGGGGCCCCAGATCATGAGACGGCTAGCAACCACGCTATCCTGCCTCTCTTCCAAGGAGACCAGGTGTGGCTCAGGTTGCATCGTGGTGCTATCTATGGCAGCACCTGGAAGTACAGCACCTTCTCTGGCTTTCTGCTGTACCAGGACTGA